The Hemicordylus capensis ecotype Gifberg chromosome 6, rHemCap1.1.pri, whole genome shotgun sequence genome window below encodes:
- the NR1D1 gene encoding nuclear receptor subfamily 1 group D member 1, translating into MEQEERGEGDSLLLRLSYSSLTLITASQLAVSLDVDANCQLNRMTTLDSNNNAPGGVISYIGSNGSYSSPSRTSPVSLCGSDSSNGSCPMSSQPPFPSYFPPSPTGSLVQDSGRLYGSSSTGLREDASPSSLSSSSSSSSSYSSGGSPGGLQVALDDGRRVSPTKSTSSSITKLNGMVLLCKVCGDVASGFHYGVHACEGCKGFFRRSIQQNIQYKKCLKNETCNIVRINRNRCQQCRFKKCLAVGMSRDAVRFGRIPKREKQRMLAEMQSAMNNMANNQLSAQCPMENLPVGHPQPANPLLCHQPQLAPCSPPPHAASPLRQPFSCFSQFSQQLTPPRSPSPGEVMEDVISQVAKAHKEIFVYAHDKLATGPPPPVAGDSDSHHWENNWLANGYPGNGLCHQNDNWNAGSAPSNTCHQNNINGHRFCPSGYPSDPSAGQDCPRQGVPRDILLACPMNCHPHGRSGRTVQEIWEDFSLSFTPAVREVVEFAKHIPGFRELSQHDQVSLLKAGTFEVLMVRFASLFNVKEQTVTFVSRTKYSLEELWGMGMGDLLTSMFEFSEKLGALELSEEELGLFTAVVLVSADRSGIENAASVEQLQETLIRALRALILKIHPQENSRFTKLLLKLPDLRTLNNMHSEKLLSFRIDTQ; encoded by the exons GTGGTGTGATCAGCTACATTGGCTCCAATGGATCTTATTCTTCACCGAGCCGCACCAGCCCTGTCTCTCTGTGTGGCAGCGACAGTTCCAATGGCAGTTGTCCAATGTCTTCTCAACCCCCCTTCCCCAGCTACTTTCCACCCTCGCCCACTGGATCTCTAGTGCAGGACTCTGGACGCCTGTATGGGAGTAGTTCAACTGGACTCCGTGAGGAtgcctccccttcctctttgtcgtcgtcgtcatcgtcaTCCTCTTCCTACAGCTCTGGAGGCTCTCCTGGGGGTCTGCAGGTGGCCTTGGATGATGGGAGGCGTGTCTCCCCTACTaagagcaccagcagcagcatcacaa AGCTCAACGGGATGGTCCTTTTGTGTAAAGTCTGTGGAGACGTCGCATCTGGGTTCCACTATGGTGTCCACGCTTGTGAAGGCTGCAAG GGTTTCTTCCGGCGCAGCATTCAACAAAACATCCAGTACAAAAAGTGCCTGAAGAATGAGACCTGCAACATTGTCCGCATCAACCGGAATCGCTGCCAGCAGTGCCGGTTCAAGAAGTGTCTGGCCGTCGGCATGTCCCGTGATG CTGTACGTTTTGGACGGATTCCCAAGCGTGAGAAGCAGCGGATGCTGGCCGAGATGCAGAGTGCCATGAACAATATGGCTAATAACCAACTGAGTGCACAGTGTCCAATGGAGAACTTACCGGTGGGACACCCGCAGCCTGCCAACCCACTGCTGTGCCACCAACCCCAGCTGgcaccctgctccccaccacctcaCGCAGCTTCGCCACTTCGCCAGCCCTTCTCTTGCTTCTCCCAGTTCTCTCAGCAGCTGACACCCCCACGCTCCCCAAGCCCTGGCGAGGTCATGGAAGATGTCATCTCGCAAGTGGCCAAGGCCCACAAGGAGATTTTTGTTTATGCCCACGACAAACTGGCCACAGGGCCCCCACCACCCGTGGCGGGTGACAGTGACTCTCACCATTGGGAGAACAACTGGTTGGCCAATGGCTACCCTGGGAATGGGCTCTGCCATCAGAATGACAACTGGaatgctggctctgcccccagcAATACCTGTCACCAGAACAACATCAATGGCCATAGGTTTTGCCCCTCTGGCTATCCTTCTGATCCCTCCGCTGGACAGGACTGCCCACGGCAGGGTGTGCCCAGAGACATACTCTTG GCATGCCCTATGAATTGCCACCCCCATGGTCGCAGTGGCCGCACAGTCCAGGAGATTTGGGAGGACTTCTCACTGAGCTTCACGCCTGCTGTACGAGAGGTGGTAGAATTTGCAAAACACATCCCTGGTTTCCGGGAGCTTTCACAGCATGACCAAGTCTCTCTACTGAAAGCTGGCACCTTTGAG GTGCTGATGGTCCGGTTTGCCTCCCTCTTCAACGTCAAGGAGCAGACTGTGACGTTTGTGAGCCGTACCAAGTACAGCCTTGAGGAGCTGTGGGGGATGGGCATGGGTGACCTGCTCACGTCCATGTTTGAGTTCAGCGAAAAGCTTGGTGCCTTGGAACTCTCCGAAGAAGAGCTGGGCCTCTTCACTGCTGTGGTGCTGGTCTCTGCAG ATCGTTCCGGCATTGAGAATGCGGCGTCTGTGGAGCAGCTGCAGGAGACATTGATCCGTGCCCTGCGGGCCCTCATCCTCAAGATCCACCCCCAGGAGAACTCGCGCTTCACCAAGCTCCTCCTGAAACTTCCTGATCTGCGCACCCTCAACAACATGCACTCTGAGAAGCTGCTCTCCTTCCGCATTGACACTCAGTAG
- the THRA gene encoding thyroid hormone receptor alpha isoform X3 — protein MGEGIKSSVWHRCGYIPSYLDKDEQCVVCGDKATGYHYRCITCEGCKGFFRRTIQKNLHPTYSCKYDGSCIIDKITRNQCQLCRFKKCIAVGMAMDLVLDDSKRVAKRKLIEENRERRRKEEMMKSLQHRPEPTAEEWELIQIATEAHRSTNAQGSHWKQKRKFLPEDIGQSPMASMPDGDKVDLEAFSEFTKIITPAITRVVDFAKKLPMFSELPCEDQIILLKGCCMEIMSLRAAVRYDPESETLTLSGEMAVKREQLKNGGLGVVSDAIFDLGKSLSAFNLDDTEVALLQAVLLMSSDRSGLICVDKIEKCQETYLLAFEHYINYRKHNIPHFWPKLLMKVTDLRMIGACHASRFLHMKVECPTELFPPLFLEVFEDQEV, from the exons AGCTCAGTGTGGCATAGATGTG GGTACATCCCTAGCTACTTGGACAAAGATGAACAGTGTGTTGTATGTGGAGACAAAGCCACGGGGTACCACTACCGATGTATCACCTGTGAAGGCTGCAAG GGCTTTTTCCGACGGACCATCCAGAAGAACCTGCACCCAACATACTCCTGCAAGTATGATGGTTCCTGCATCATTGACAAGATCACCCGCAACCAGTGCCAGCTTTGCCGATTCAAGAAGTGCATTGCCGTTGGCATGGCCATGGACT TGGTGCTAGATGACTCCAAGAGAGTAGCTAAGCGGAAGCTGATTGAAGAGAACCGGGAGAGGAGGCGCAAAGAAGAGATGATGAAATCTCTTCAGCACCGGCCGGAGCCAACTGCAGAGGAATGGGAGTTAATCCAGATTGCCACGGAGGCACACCGCAGTACCAATGCCCAAGGCAGCCACTGGAAACAGAAGCGGAAATTCCTG CCTGAAGACATCGGTCAGTCACCAATGGCCTCCATGCCCGATGGGGACAAAGTGGACTTGGAGGCATTCAGTGAGTTTACGAAGATCATCACCCCTGCCATCACTCGTGTGGTGGATTTTGCCAAAAAACTGCCCATGTTTTCAGAG CTGCCTTGTGAGGACCAGATCATCCTGCTGAAGGGCTGCTGCATGGAAATCATGTCACTGCGGGCAGCTGTGCGCTATGATCCCGAGAGTGAAACACTGACGCTAAGCGGTGAGATGGCCGTCAAGCGGGAGCAGCTGAAGAACGGCGGTTTGGGCGTGGTGTCAGATGCCATCTTTGATCTGGGCAAGTCCCTCTCTGCCTTCAACCTGGATGACACCGAGGTGGCGCTGCTTCAGGCTGTGCTGCTCATGTCCTCAG ACCGCAGTGGGCTGATCTGCGTTGACAAGATTGAAAAATGCCAAGAGACCTACCTGCTGGCGTTTGAACACTACATCAACTATCGCAAACACAACATTCCCCACTTCTGGCCCAAGCTCCTCATGAAGGTGACCGACCTACGCATGATTGGGGCTTGCCACGCCAGCCGCTTCCTGCACATGAAGGTGGAATGCCCCACGGAGCTTTTCCCCCCACTCTTCCTCGAGGTCTTCGAGGATCAGGAAGtctag
- the THRA gene encoding thyroid hormone receptor alpha isoform X4 produces MKSNGSWCKITCVCPVEFHGARAVCPIEKEQRVPEPGNRPVFSRKAGALDIFESVSPLDRGAGVQGQNNGPHKLLYKYVAAEELECVVNFKGGSNSASEEEEERGLVASSEELTGECIAVENPKQPVLLKPEDIGQSPMASMPDGDKVDLEAFSEFTKIITPAITRVVDFAKKLPMFSELPCEDQIILLKGCCMEIMSLRAAVRYDPESETLTLSGEMAVKREQLKNGGLGVVSDAIFDLGKSLSAFNLDDTEVALLQAVLLMSSDRSGLICVDKIEKCQETYLLAFEHYINYRKHNIPHFWPKLLMKVTDLRMIGACHASRFLHMKVECPTELFPPLFLEVFEDQEV; encoded by the exons ATGAAGAGCAATGGATCTTGGTGCAAGATCACCTGTGTCTGTCCTGTAGAGTTTCATGGTGCCAGGGCTGTCTGTCCTATAGAAAAGGAACAGCGTGTTCCAgaaccagggaataggcctgtgTTCTCTAGAAAGGCAGGAGCACTAGACATCTTTGAAAGTGTTTCACCATTAGATCGGGGGGCGGGGGTACAAGGACAAAACAATGGTCCCCATAAACTGTTATACAAATATGTGGCAGCAGAAGAATTGGAATGTGTAGTGAACTTCAAAGGAGGGTCAAATTCTgccagtgaggaagaggaggaaaggggtTTAGTGGCTAGCAGTGAAGAACTCACTGGAGAATGCATTGCAGTGGAGAATCCTAAGCAGCCGGTTCTTCTTAAG CCTGAAGACATCGGTCAGTCACCAATGGCCTCCATGCCCGATGGGGACAAAGTGGACTTGGAGGCATTCAGTGAGTTTACGAAGATCATCACCCCTGCCATCACTCGTGTGGTGGATTTTGCCAAAAAACTGCCCATGTTTTCAGAG CTGCCTTGTGAGGACCAGATCATCCTGCTGAAGGGCTGCTGCATGGAAATCATGTCACTGCGGGCAGCTGTGCGCTATGATCCCGAGAGTGAAACACTGACGCTAAGCGGTGAGATGGCCGTCAAGCGGGAGCAGCTGAAGAACGGCGGTTTGGGCGTGGTGTCAGATGCCATCTTTGATCTGGGCAAGTCCCTCTCTGCCTTCAACCTGGATGACACCGAGGTGGCGCTGCTTCAGGCTGTGCTGCTCATGTCCTCAG ACCGCAGTGGGCTGATCTGCGTTGACAAGATTGAAAAATGCCAAGAGACCTACCTGCTGGCGTTTGAACACTACATCAACTATCGCAAACACAACATTCCCCACTTCTGGCCCAAGCTCCTCATGAAGGTGACCGACCTACGCATGATTGGGGCTTGCCACGCCAGCCGCTTCCTGCACATGAAGGTGGAATGCCCCACGGAGCTTTTCCCCCCACTCTTCCTCGAGGTCTTCGAGGATCAGGAAGtctag
- the THRA gene encoding thyroid hormone receptor alpha isoform X2 gives MEQKPSTVECLSEPEDTRWPDGKRKRKSSQCSVKSSMSGYIPSYLDKDEQCVVCGDKATGYHYRCITCEGCKGFFRRTIQKNLHPTYSCKYDGSCIIDKITRNQCQLCRFKKCIAVGMAMDLVLDDSKRVAKRKLIEENRERRRKEEMMKSLQHRPEPTAEEWELIQIATEAHRSTNAQGSHWKQKRKFLPEDIGQSPMASMPDGDKVDLEAFSEFTKIITPAITRVVDFAKKLPMFSELPCEDQIILLKGCCMEIMSLRAAVRYDPESETLTLSGEMAVKREQLKNGGLGVVSDAIFDLGKSLSAFNLDDTEVALLQAVLLMSSDRSGLICVDKIEKCQETYLLAFEHYINYRKHNIPHFWPKLLMKVTDLRMIGACHASRFLHMKVECPTELFPPLFLEVFEDQEV, from the exons GGTACATCCCTAGCTACTTGGACAAAGATGAACAGTGTGTTGTATGTGGAGACAAAGCCACGGGGTACCACTACCGATGTATCACCTGTGAAGGCTGCAAG GGCTTTTTCCGACGGACCATCCAGAAGAACCTGCACCCAACATACTCCTGCAAGTATGATGGTTCCTGCATCATTGACAAGATCACCCGCAACCAGTGCCAGCTTTGCCGATTCAAGAAGTGCATTGCCGTTGGCATGGCCATGGACT TGGTGCTAGATGACTCCAAGAGAGTAGCTAAGCGGAAGCTGATTGAAGAGAACCGGGAGAGGAGGCGCAAAGAAGAGATGATGAAATCTCTTCAGCACCGGCCGGAGCCAACTGCAGAGGAATGGGAGTTAATCCAGATTGCCACGGAGGCACACCGCAGTACCAATGCCCAAGGCAGCCACTGGAAACAGAAGCGGAAATTCCTG CCTGAAGACATCGGTCAGTCACCAATGGCCTCCATGCCCGATGGGGACAAAGTGGACTTGGAGGCATTCAGTGAGTTTACGAAGATCATCACCCCTGCCATCACTCGTGTGGTGGATTTTGCCAAAAAACTGCCCATGTTTTCAGAG CTGCCTTGTGAGGACCAGATCATCCTGCTGAAGGGCTGCTGCATGGAAATCATGTCACTGCGGGCAGCTGTGCGCTATGATCCCGAGAGTGAAACACTGACGCTAAGCGGTGAGATGGCCGTCAAGCGGGAGCAGCTGAAGAACGGCGGTTTGGGCGTGGTGTCAGATGCCATCTTTGATCTGGGCAAGTCCCTCTCTGCCTTCAACCTGGATGACACCGAGGTGGCGCTGCTTCAGGCTGTGCTGCTCATGTCCTCAG ACCGCAGTGGGCTGATCTGCGTTGACAAGATTGAAAAATGCCAAGAGACCTACCTGCTGGCGTTTGAACACTACATCAACTATCGCAAACACAACATTCCCCACTTCTGGCCCAAGCTCCTCATGAAGGTGACCGACCTACGCATGATTGGGGCTTGCCACGCCAGCCGCTTCCTGCACATGAAGGTGGAATGCCCCACGGAGCTTTTCCCCCCACTCTTCCTCGAGGTCTTCGAGGATCAGGAAGtctag
- the THRA gene encoding thyroid hormone receptor alpha isoform X1 — MGVESRQGQTVPPPQTWNVGSKATSRTIQALGCLCCEEWAAEFSCRPHHVCHKAKLSQIWESLQVEGEEEVRQGLVLKQELFYLYSFVPSKSSVWHRCGYIPSYLDKDEQCVVCGDKATGYHYRCITCEGCKGFFRRTIQKNLHPTYSCKYDGSCIIDKITRNQCQLCRFKKCIAVGMAMDLVLDDSKRVAKRKLIEENRERRRKEEMMKSLQHRPEPTAEEWELIQIATEAHRSTNAQGSHWKQKRKFLPEDIGQSPMASMPDGDKVDLEAFSEFTKIITPAITRVVDFAKKLPMFSELPCEDQIILLKGCCMEIMSLRAAVRYDPESETLTLSGEMAVKREQLKNGGLGVVSDAIFDLGKSLSAFNLDDTEVALLQAVLLMSSDRSGLICVDKIEKCQETYLLAFEHYINYRKHNIPHFWPKLLMKVTDLRMIGACHASRFLHMKVECPTELFPPLFLEVFEDQEV; from the exons ATGGGGGTTGAGAGCAGGCAAGGACAGACTGTGCCACCCCCCCAAACCTGGAATGTGGGGTCAAAGGCGACCTCGAGAACCATTCAGGCCCTTGGGTGCCTGTGCTGTGAGGAATGGGCTGcagagttctcctgccgtccccaCCATGTTTGTCACAAAGCAAAGCTGAGTCAAATATGGGAAAGCCTGCAAGTTGAAGGGGAAGAAGAGGTCAGGCAGGGCTTAGTTTTGAAACAGgagttattttatttgtattctttTGTTCCATCCAAGAGCTCAGTGTGGCATAGATGTG GGTACATCCCTAGCTACTTGGACAAAGATGAACAGTGTGTTGTATGTGGAGACAAAGCCACGGGGTACCACTACCGATGTATCACCTGTGAAGGCTGCAAG GGCTTTTTCCGACGGACCATCCAGAAGAACCTGCACCCAACATACTCCTGCAAGTATGATGGTTCCTGCATCATTGACAAGATCACCCGCAACCAGTGCCAGCTTTGCCGATTCAAGAAGTGCATTGCCGTTGGCATGGCCATGGACT TGGTGCTAGATGACTCCAAGAGAGTAGCTAAGCGGAAGCTGATTGAAGAGAACCGGGAGAGGAGGCGCAAAGAAGAGATGATGAAATCTCTTCAGCACCGGCCGGAGCCAACTGCAGAGGAATGGGAGTTAATCCAGATTGCCACGGAGGCACACCGCAGTACCAATGCCCAAGGCAGCCACTGGAAACAGAAGCGGAAATTCCTG CCTGAAGACATCGGTCAGTCACCAATGGCCTCCATGCCCGATGGGGACAAAGTGGACTTGGAGGCATTCAGTGAGTTTACGAAGATCATCACCCCTGCCATCACTCGTGTGGTGGATTTTGCCAAAAAACTGCCCATGTTTTCAGAG CTGCCTTGTGAGGACCAGATCATCCTGCTGAAGGGCTGCTGCATGGAAATCATGTCACTGCGGGCAGCTGTGCGCTATGATCCCGAGAGTGAAACACTGACGCTAAGCGGTGAGATGGCCGTCAAGCGGGAGCAGCTGAAGAACGGCGGTTTGGGCGTGGTGTCAGATGCCATCTTTGATCTGGGCAAGTCCCTCTCTGCCTTCAACCTGGATGACACCGAGGTGGCGCTGCTTCAGGCTGTGCTGCTCATGTCCTCAG ACCGCAGTGGGCTGATCTGCGTTGACAAGATTGAAAAATGCCAAGAGACCTACCTGCTGGCGTTTGAACACTACATCAACTATCGCAAACACAACATTCCCCACTTCTGGCCCAAGCTCCTCATGAAGGTGACCGACCTACGCATGATTGGGGCTTGCCACGCCAGCCGCTTCCTGCACATGAAGGTGGAATGCCCCACGGAGCTTTTCCCCCCACTCTTCCTCGAGGTCTTCGAGGATCAGGAAGtctag